From Miscanthus floridulus cultivar M001 chromosome 15, ASM1932011v1, whole genome shotgun sequence, the proteins below share one genomic window:
- the LOC136506971 gene encoding LOW QUALITY PROTEIN: protein LURP-one-related 8-like (The sequence of the model RefSeq protein was modified relative to this genomic sequence to represent the inferred CDS: inserted 2 bases in 1 codon; substituted 1 base at 1 genomic stop codon), with product IPNASGTPLLTVRRKRRLAXGVLAERCVIXDGDAAADDAEAEGSNSKPLLSVRRHKRGSSKKALAYVTPLPASSSSSGYRRTAAEASYVVEGSYGLRASAAREHARGDAVVAEVRRKEAVVGDDVFDLVADPRLGAMLAMGLVIALDEMFTGGRSAASRSLSGCPCWEGHAA from the exons ATTCCCAACGCCTCGGGTACCCCGCTGCTGACCGTGCGCCGCAAGAGGAGGCTCGC CGGCGTGCTGGCGGAGCGCTGCGTCATCTAGGACGGCGACGCCGCCGCGgacgacgcggaggcggagggcaGCAACAGCAAGCCGCTCCTCTCCGTGCGCCGCCACAAAAGGGGGTCGTCGAAGAAGGCGCTGGCCTACGTGACGCCCCTGCCAGCCTCCTCCTCGTCATCAGGCTATCGCCGCACCGCCGCCGAGGCATCGTACGTGGTGGAGGGCTCGTACGGTCTGCGGGCCAGCGCCGCGCGTGAGCACGCGCGCGGGGACGCCGTGGTGGCCGAGGTCCGCCGGAAGGAGGCCGTGGTGGGCGACGATGTGTTCGACCTGGTGGCGGACCCCCGCCTCGGCGCGATGCTCGCCATGGGCCTTGTCATCGCCCTCGACGAGATGTTCACCGGTGGGCGCTCGGCCGCTAGCAGGTCCCTGTCCGGCTGTCCCTGCTGGGAAGGACATGCGGCGTAG